A genomic window from Bdellovibrio sp. SKB1291214 includes:
- the fabG gene encoding 3-oxoacyl-ACP reductase FabG, with protein MSKIALVTGASSGIGRAIAIRLAQDGFNLRVHYNSNLKGAEETLAEVQKHSPESSLLQFDMADPQQVESALKDVDVHTLVNNAGMHIDGMAALMSNDAFEKVVKTNLFGPFYVSKICAKKLLLKRAGCIVNISSLAGQTGNAGQVNYSASKAGLIAMTKTMAAELGPRGIRVNGVAPGLIETEMISTIPHLEMIKKQIPLGRFGNPEEVAGVVSFLCSKDATYVNGHTISVNGGLFPS; from the coding sequence ATGTCAAAAATTGCACTTGTCACCGGAGCTTCTTCAGGAATTGGTCGCGCCATCGCAATTCGTTTGGCTCAGGACGGATTTAATCTTCGTGTCCACTACAATTCCAACTTGAAAGGCGCCGAGGAGACTTTGGCAGAAGTACAAAAGCATTCTCCAGAAAGCAGCTTGTTACAATTCGATATGGCAGATCCTCAGCAGGTGGAAAGCGCCTTGAAAGATGTCGACGTTCATACTTTGGTGAACAACGCGGGGATGCACATTGACGGAATGGCTGCGTTGATGTCGAACGACGCCTTTGAAAAAGTCGTAAAGACAAATCTCTTTGGCCCTTTTTACGTCTCAAAAATCTGCGCTAAGAAGTTGCTGCTGAAGCGCGCAGGTTGCATCGTTAATATTTCTTCATTGGCAGGACAAACTGGCAATGCCGGACAAGTGAACTATTCGGCCAGTAAGGCAGGATTGATCGCGATGACAAAAACCATGGCAGCAGAGTTGGGCCCGCGAGGAATTCGCGTGAACGGTGTCGCTCCCGGTCTTATCGAAACGGAGATGATCAGCACTATTCCTCATTTAGAAATGATTAAGAAGCAAATTCCATTGGGACGTTTTGGCAATCCCGAGGAAGTGGCGGGAGTGGTTTCGTTTTTGTGCTCGAAAGATGCCACATACGTAAACGGCCACACAATCAGCGTTAACGGCGGTCTTTTTCCGTCATAA
- a CDS encoding lysophospholipid acyltransferase family protein, whose product MPNNVSYRFHRIFWSIYFALTIGVIGVVFGYILTFALYLTAFLLTPWQWASDRVRYLGEYVQCLAIRFLLKIQPWLRCDTNLHDIIGFYDRYKTRKIVFVANHRSNLDTFLLISYIPGLRGLAKRSLFYNILFAPFMMVAGFIPVEKGSPNSLMEGLKMMRDRILLRNRSVLIFPETTRCEKGFPSVNKFGSAFFSLAIESKALVVPLSIHGTDQVMGRGDLFIHPFQPVKIKLLPAVDASQYQDAVHLRDSVWGQVKAAL is encoded by the coding sequence ATGCCGAACAATGTCAGTTATAGATTTCACCGAATATTCTGGTCAATTTATTTTGCCCTGACGATTGGCGTGATTGGCGTTGTGTTTGGTTATATCTTAACCTTTGCATTGTACTTGACGGCATTCCTATTAACGCCATGGCAGTGGGCTTCGGATCGTGTTCGGTACTTGGGCGAATACGTGCAATGTTTGGCGATTCGCTTTCTATTAAAAATTCAACCGTGGCTTCGTTGCGATACCAATCTCCATGACATCATCGGATTTTATGACCGCTATAAAACTCGAAAAATTGTTTTCGTCGCGAATCACCGTTCAAACTTAGATACTTTTTTGTTGATCTCCTACATTCCGGGCCTGCGTGGACTTGCGAAGCGCTCGTTGTTTTATAATATCTTGTTTGCACCTTTCATGATGGTGGCGGGATTTATCCCGGTCGAAAAGGGCAGTCCGAATTCTTTGATGGAGGGATTGAAAATGATGCGAGATCGTATTTTACTACGCAATCGCTCGGTTTTAATTTTTCCTGAAACGACTCGTTGTGAAAAAGGCTTTCCCTCTGTGAATAAATTCGGATCTGCTTTTTTCTCGTTGGCGATCGAAAGCAAAGCTCTGGTTGTCCCACTTTCAATTCACGGCACAGACCAAGTGATGGGCCGCGGAGATCTCTTTATTCATCCCTTCCAGCCCGTCAAAATTAAACTTTTGCCGGCTGTGGATGCCTCTCAGTACCAAGATGCTGTTCATTTACGTGACAGTGTCTGGGGCCAGGTAAAGGCGGCTTTGTAA
- a CDS encoding beta-ketoacyl synthase chain length factor: MKLIAESSLRTRDISMDSLDPSYRRATLNMALTTLTAEKVLQQLPAGISKDQVSFVVATHFGEVSSTLEFLNTYYETQTPRPILFQNSLHNSTLGFASIQLGMTGPGMTISCDSETVKSAHEAGRHLLTLTPYVLISIVDCVPEELTGHYLEKFPFLGEHLNQATSYLFART, from the coding sequence ATGAAGTTGATTGCGGAAAGCAGTTTACGTACACGTGACATTAGCATGGACTCACTGGATCCATCGTATCGTCGAGCGACCTTAAACATGGCTTTGACGACTTTAACTGCGGAAAAGGTGTTACAACAGCTGCCAGCGGGGATTTCCAAAGACCAAGTATCCTTTGTCGTGGCAACTCATTTTGGTGAAGTCAGTTCCACACTTGAGTTTTTAAATACTTACTATGAAACTCAGACACCACGTCCGATCCTTTTCCAAAACAGTCTGCATAATTCAACATTAGGTTTTGCTAGCATCCAGCTGGGAATGACCGGCCCCGGTATGACTATTAGCTGCGACAGCGAAACGGTCAAATCCGCGCACGAAGCAGGAAGACATCTTCTTACTCTGACACCCTACGTCCTTATTTCGATTGTCGATTGCGTTCCCGAAGAGCTCACAGGACACTATCTGGAAAAGTTCCCTTTTTTAGGAGAACACTTAAATCAAGCGACTAGTTATTTGTTTGCAAGGACGTAG
- a CDS encoding acyl carrier protein, translating to MEKEQVRNELTSKVIDIIFTTLNLKHIDRSGVNESTAITQGGLNLDSIDILELIVNFETSFGIKLNESESYAQHFRNIGSIVEFIESKKSN from the coding sequence ATGGAAAAAGAACAAGTTCGAAATGAATTAACTTCCAAGGTCATCGATATCATCTTTACAACGCTTAATTTGAAGCACATCGACAGATCGGGCGTGAATGAATCAACGGCAATCACTCAAGGTGGTTTGAATCTTGATTCCATTGATATTTTGGAACTGATCGTAAACTTTGAAACAAGCTTCGGCATTAAGTTGAACGAATCAGAATCTTATGCACAACACTTCCGCAACATTGGATCCATCGTCGAGTTTATTGAAAGCAAAAAAAGCAACTAA
- a CDS encoding beta-ketoacyl-[acyl-carrier-protein] synthase family protein, with product MKSIKVVGLGAACANGVTKEEIFASIRQGSSAILESGLAVLSENQWQQISTDCPEEFRDSRCSLLNVHSLKAALKEAGWSPTELHETGFIFASTTSQIDQWEKHLPFYKTSGYDLEKIKSSVANQSLGTPALKLAKFFGINGPVSLITSSCTASLQAITMATLWIRTGKVKRCIVGATEIQSDLTRIGFGSLRLLSKDSARPFDKARTGINLGEGSAFMCLEESTLRLENPWGFITGIGLSTDAYHATSPHPEGLGSQRAIEMALDNSKVSADEIKWIYSHGTGSPANDLAEAKAIHKIFPHRPFVTSTKSSHGHTLGASGALESVLGLMAMKEQVILPTAHCENVDENINLEVLKETLSQTYRHFLKNSLGFGGINASVVFSAEAQS from the coding sequence ATGAAATCCATCAAGGTTGTCGGATTAGGAGCAGCTTGTGCGAATGGAGTTACCAAAGAGGAAATCTTTGCCTCGATTCGTCAGGGCTCATCGGCAATTCTTGAATCTGGTTTGGCAGTGCTCTCAGAAAATCAATGGCAACAAATTTCCACAGACTGCCCCGAAGAGTTCCGTGACAGCCGCTGCTCTCTCTTAAACGTTCATAGCTTAAAGGCAGCTTTGAAAGAAGCTGGCTGGAGCCCAACAGAGCTTCACGAAACCGGTTTTATCTTTGCCTCCACCACCTCTCAAATAGACCAGTGGGAAAAGCATCTTCCTTTTTATAAAACATCGGGCTATGACCTTGAAAAAATTAAATCGAGTGTTGCGAACCAATCTCTTGGCACACCCGCTTTGAAATTGGCAAAGTTTTTTGGCATTAACGGGCCGGTTTCACTCATCACCTCATCGTGCACGGCTTCTTTACAGGCCATTACAATGGCCACGTTGTGGATTCGCACCGGGAAGGTCAAACGTTGCATTGTAGGCGCCACCGAAATTCAAAGCGACCTGACTCGTATAGGTTTTGGTTCTTTGCGACTGCTCTCTAAAGACAGTGCGAGACCTTTCGACAAAGCTCGTACCGGAATTAATCTGGGTGAAGGCAGCGCTTTCATGTGCCTTGAGGAGTCGACGCTCCGCCTGGAAAATCCCTGGGGCTTCATAACAGGAATTGGTCTTAGCACGGATGCTTACCACGCGACCTCTCCTCATCCTGAGGGATTGGGTTCCCAGCGAGCCATCGAAATGGCGTTAGATAACTCAAAGGTTTCTGCCGATGAAATTAAGTGGATTTACTCTCACGGGACGGGTTCGCCCGCCAATGACTTAGCAGAAGCAAAAGCAATTCATAAAATTTTCCCGCATCGCCCTTTTGTTACTTCCACAAAATCCAGTCACGGACACACTCTAGGCGCATCGGGCGCCTTGGAATCTGTTTTGGGTTTAATGGCAATGAAAGAACAAGTTATTCTTCCCACTGCGCATTGCGAGAATGTCGACGAAAATATTAATTTGGAAGTTCTGAAGGAAACCCTTTCACAAACTTACCGTCACTTTTTGAAAAACAGCTTGGGCTTTGGGGGCATCAATGCTTCTGTCGTATTTTCGGCGGAGGCTCAGTCATGA
- a CDS encoding LolA family protein, whose protein sequence is MRVHRQFLIFLVFFVVAQSALAALQGEAPSKDMKLAEFKKLTGQFKQSKILKELDVEIKTEGRFQVLRPTPEKSVFHWNITKPKPSNICIDGVGIVVDSGMPPQRKNLKFSEVGKEAGDQIASLLKIITMNQNRITEEFVVQKQGAQYLLTPKNLEKAFFETATLDINKDGLVKNVLIKEKSKDEIRIEFLDMKTQVAAVLKDEKCDR, encoded by the coding sequence ATGAGAGTCCACCGTCAATTTCTGATTTTTTTAGTTTTCTTTGTCGTAGCTCAGTCTGCGCTTGCCGCATTGCAAGGCGAGGCTCCGTCGAAGGACATGAAGCTTGCGGAGTTTAAGAAGCTCACCGGTCAGTTTAAACAATCTAAAATTTTGAAAGAGCTGGATGTGGAAATTAAGACGGAGGGGCGCTTCCAAGTTTTGCGTCCGACGCCAGAAAAGTCCGTGTTTCATTGGAATATTACAAAGCCTAAACCATCAAATATCTGCATCGACGGGGTCGGGATCGTTGTTGATTCGGGCATGCCTCCTCAACGTAAGAACTTGAAGTTTTCCGAAGTCGGTAAGGAGGCAGGCGATCAGATCGCAAGCCTTTTGAAAATCATCACAATGAATCAGAATCGCATCACAGAAGAGTTCGTCGTTCAAAAGCAAGGTGCGCAGTATTTGCTGACACCGAAAAATCTGGAAAAGGCCTTTTTTGAAACAGCGACATTGGATATTAACAAAGACGGGTTAGTAAAAAATGTCCTGATCAAAGAAAAATCAAAAGATGAAATTCGCATCGAGTTCTTGGATATGAAGACTCAGGTCGCTGCTGTTTTGAAAGATGAAAAATGCGATCGATAA
- a CDS encoding MMPL family transporter, producing MRSIKLFSAAIAMMTALFVSSASAKIDDSVDIFFPESLKYLQYSQTEFPVFWWNFIVINPVNGKADFEKANLLCSDLKEYQGKSVKRLICGDDLGGFIGTLEDWAKDLVLRENFNASVNSPAQYMDSLQGALSELSFISSDKKEFFNLKRVDPTDQWQVYLQKSQAMTPAAFLREQGFLLEPQSQRLVIPLQFAVQPKMSNVQDLMDELKKYEDVHLVGAHGASYSNEKQVHEDMEIVSWVGIAVLVGFIAFLVVKGRIGALLLFPPVAIAMFLAGWVTELFYGSIHGLTLAFGSGIVGLAVDYGLHGAFNQESKQTWKSNLVGFLTTLVGLGILAFSGIPLIRQMMVFGTLGIFFGFVIFFLLCKYLPRYFTLKPISWYFPEFKYSGVVIFLMIALGVVGSFNVDLSFDLRRFNYQLAGDQEATNWFFSQGAQRETYLLLHDQKDLNTKTIEEQLWSQANKISYVGLGEYLPSLETQHANIQSWNSSGCEYLRKNLSGNEAKVFAPFVANTCANHKPLQFQDLASKDYLNHLVGQGQFISVFFGETPAQKQLIKEKFPEAHSLVESIKGFSDSLEGDLKWMIPAALILSTIVLLIYYRNFYWVIAAYIPFMSGLGLFYIANFFKGGSLDLISVLGLLMVFGFSIDYGVFVTDFYAFKQPEEEFDIIQSVLGLAALTNVIGFFPMVFAKHPILHQLGFALFFGTVGTYLGTRWGLVKFLRLEKKLMKGSKS from the coding sequence ATGCGATCGATAAAATTGTTTTCAGCCGCAATCGCAATGATGACGGCATTGTTTGTATCTTCGGCCTCTGCAAAGATTGACGATTCGGTCGATATCTTTTTTCCCGAAAGTCTTAAATATCTGCAGTATTCGCAAACAGAGTTTCCGGTTTTTTGGTGGAACTTCATTGTTATCAACCCGGTTAACGGAAAAGCTGATTTCGAGAAAGCGAATCTGCTTTGTTCCGATCTGAAAGAGTACCAAGGTAAAAGCGTTAAAAGATTGATCTGTGGTGATGACCTTGGTGGTTTTATTGGCACCCTCGAAGATTGGGCCAAGGATCTGGTCTTGCGCGAAAATTTTAACGCCTCCGTCAATTCACCAGCGCAATATATGGACTCATTGCAAGGAGCCCTTTCGGAGTTAAGCTTTATCAGTTCAGATAAAAAAGAATTTTTTAATTTAAAGCGCGTCGATCCGACCGATCAGTGGCAAGTCTATTTACAGAAAAGCCAAGCAATGACTCCTGCAGCCTTTCTTAGAGAGCAAGGATTTCTTCTAGAGCCGCAGTCTCAGCGCTTAGTTATTCCGCTGCAGTTCGCCGTTCAACCGAAGATGTCGAATGTTCAAGACCTGATGGATGAACTTAAAAAATATGAGGATGTTCATTTGGTCGGTGCTCACGGAGCATCTTATTCCAATGAAAAGCAAGTTCACGAAGACATGGAAATCGTTTCCTGGGTGGGCATTGCAGTGTTAGTGGGCTTTATTGCTTTCCTGGTAGTGAAGGGACGGATCGGCGCTTTACTGTTGTTCCCACCCGTTGCCATCGCCATGTTTTTGGCGGGATGGGTGACGGAATTATTTTATGGTAGCATCCACGGACTAACCTTGGCTTTTGGTTCGGGTATCGTAGGCTTGGCCGTTGATTATGGTTTGCATGGGGCTTTCAATCAGGAATCAAAACAAACATGGAAGTCAAACCTTGTGGGATTTCTTACGACCTTGGTTGGATTGGGAATTCTTGCATTTAGTGGCATTCCGCTGATCCGTCAGATGATGGTCTTTGGAACACTGGGTATTTTCTTTGGTTTCGTTATTTTCTTTTTGTTATGCAAATATCTGCCGAGATATTTCACGCTCAAGCCGATTTCTTGGTATTTCCCAGAATTTAAATATAGCGGAGTGGTCATTTTTTTAATGATCGCTCTTGGCGTGGTGGGTTCTTTCAATGTTGATTTAAGTTTTGATCTTCGTAGGTTCAACTATCAATTAGCAGGAGATCAGGAAGCGACGAACTGGTTTTTCTCGCAAGGGGCTCAGCGCGAAACGTATTTGTTGCTGCATGACCAAAAAGATCTTAATACGAAAACAATCGAGGAGCAGCTCTGGAGCCAGGCAAATAAAATTTCGTATGTTGGTCTTGGTGAGTATTTGCCAAGTCTTGAAACTCAGCACGCGAATATTCAGTCTTGGAACAGTTCAGGCTGCGAATATCTGCGAAAGAACTTATCTGGCAACGAAGCCAAAGTTTTTGCGCCATTTGTGGCAAATACCTGTGCGAATCACAAGCCCTTGCAGTTCCAGGATCTAGCTAGCAAAGATTATCTCAATCATTTGGTTGGTCAGGGACAGTTTATATCTGTATTTTTTGGCGAAACACCCGCGCAAAAACAATTGATCAAAGAAAAATTTCCGGAAGCGCACTCGTTGGTGGAGTCGATTAAAGGATTTTCCGACTCTTTAGAGGGTGATCTGAAATGGATGATTCCTGCAGCACTGATATTGTCGACAATAGTTTTGTTGATTTATTATCGCAATTTTTATTGGGTGATCGCAGCGTATATCCCCTTTATGAGCGGACTGGGCTTATTCTACATCGCCAATTTTTTTAAAGGCGGCAGTTTGGATTTAATATCTGTCTTGGGACTGTTGATGGTTTTTGGATTCAGTATTGATTACGGAGTTTTCGTTACGGATTTTTACGCTTTTAAACAGCCCGAGGAAGAATTCGATATCATCCAATCAGTACTGGGATTGGCTGCTTTGACGAACGTGATCGGCTTTTTCCCCATGGTCTTTGCAAAGCATCCAATTTTGCATCAGTTAGGATTTGCGCTGTTTTTTGGAACCGTGGGAACTTATCTAGGAACTCGCTGGGGACTGGTAAAATTCTTACGGCTTGAAAAGAAACTTATGAAAGGTTCCAAGTCATGA